A part of Gossypium hirsutum isolate 1008001.06 chromosome A07, Gossypium_hirsutum_v2.1, whole genome shotgun sequence genomic DNA contains:
- the LOC107956326 gene encoding putative receptor like protein 25 isoform X1 translates to MFPSWLGRLQELKILILRHNGFHGAIGEPKSNEFPKLQILDLSFNKLTGCLPSRHFQIWKAMKVVDLGKLRYFEVDVSFGGRETYWPIDFSYSMTMTKAGVELKYEKIQDFLVAIDLSSNKFDGCIPKDIQILQALQFLNLSNNFLSGPIPPSLGNLSNLQTLDLSQNKLSGEIPQELVQLTFLEFFNVSHNQLIGPIPQGKQFGTFGNSSFEGNLGLCGNPLSKKCYPEGLSPQPSSLSKKDDGEDSWLQFGWKAIMLGYGSGLVNGLILGYLFNPMKHKLFVKYFGRKIQSRRRGRMN, encoded by the coding sequence ATGTTTCCCTCTTGGTTAGGAAGGCTTCAAGAGTTGAAAATTCTCATCCTACGGCATAATGGATTTCATGGTGCAATTGGAGAACCAAAATCCAATGAGTTTCCAAAGTTGCAAATTCTTGATCTTTCCTTCAATAAGTTGACAGGTTGTTTGCCATCTCGTCACTTCCAAATATGGAAGGCCATGAAAGTTGTTGATCTTGGCAAGTTAAGGTACTTCGAGGTAGACGTTAGTTTTGGAGGAAGAGAAACATATTGGCCTATTGACTTTTCCTACTCAATGACAATGACAAAGGCAGGCGTGGAATTAAAATATGAGAAGATTCAAGATTTCTTGGTAGCCATTGATCTGTCAAGCAATAAATTTGATGGCTGCATTCCAAAAGACATTCAAATTCTACAAGCACTTCAATTCCTCAACCTTTCCAACAATTTTCTGTCAGGTCCAATTCCACCATCATTGGGAAACCTCTCAAACCTCCAAACTTTGGATCTTTCTCAGAACAAACTCTCCGGGGAGATCCCTCAAGAGCTGGTGCAACTCACTTTCCTTGAATTTTTCAATGTTTCTCATAATCAGCTGATCGGACCCATACCGCAAGGCAAACAATTTGGTACGTTCGGAAACAGCTCATTTGAGGGCAACCTAGGATTATGTGGAAATCCATTGTCAAAGAAATGCTATCCCGAAGGCTTATCACCACAACCGTCGTCATTGTCAAAGAAAGATGATGGTGAAGATTCATGGCTTCAATTTGGGTGGAAAGCAATCATGTTGGGATATGGAAGTGGGCTAGTGAATGGACTAATTCTCGGTTACCTTTTTAACCCGATGAAACATAAGTTGTTTGTCAAGTATTTTGGAAGAAAGATACAAAGTCGAAGGAGGGGTAGGATGAATTAA
- the LOC107956326 gene encoding receptor-like protein 7 isoform X2, with the protein MGQLLQHFLLKCLLFLILSHFLTQCVSSMLRFCLDSERSALLRLKDSFILNQSASDDTLAYPKVSSWKLEGQVGGDCCSWDGVECDNNTGHVIGLDLSSSFLYGSINSNNSLFQLHHLRRLNLSDNNFNRSEIPSAIGNLTRLSRLHLSWSGFTGQIPYEVLQLSNLVILDLSRNPLELRNPSLKILSERLVNLKHLDLHKFPDFLLSQDEVELLDLRDNKIHGFIPKWIWGLSAQTLHVLDLSENFLRGFDQPIVVPQWINLRLLDLRSNMLQGPLPIPPASIYQYFVSNNLLKGEISSGICNCT; encoded by the exons ATGGGGCAGTTATTACAACACTTTCTACTAAAATGCCTACTCTTTTTAATTCTCTCTCATTTTCTTACTCAATGTGTTTCTTCTATGCTGCGATTTTGTCTGGATTCTGAACGCTCTGCTTTGTTGCGGTTGAAGGATAGCTTCATTCTCAATCAGTCAGCTTCTGATGATACTTTAGCTTATCCGAAAGTTAGTTCTTGGAAACTTGAAGGACAGGTCGGTGGGGATTGCTGCTCTTGGGATGGAGTTGAGTGTGATAATAACACTGGCCACGTTATTGGACTTGATCTCAGCAGCAGTTTCCTTTATGGCTCTATCAACTCCAACAACAGCCTTTTCCAGCTCCATCACCTTAGAAGGCTCAACCTTTCGGACAATAACTTCAATCGCTCTGAAATCCCTTCTGCAATTGGTAACCTTACAAGGCTATCACGGTTGCACCTCTCCTGGTCTGGCTTTACAGGTCAAATTCCATATGAAGTTCTACAGCTTTCAAACCTGGTGATACTTGATCTCTCTAGGAATCCATTAGAGCTCCGAAAcccaagcttgaaaattttatCCGAGAGGTTAGTGAACCTCAAGCATCTTGATCTTCACAAG TTCCCAGATTTTCTTCTGAGTCAAGACGAGGTGGAGCTTCTTGATCTTCGAGATAACAAAATCCATGGGTTTATCCCCAAATGGATATGGGGCTTATCTGCTCAAACTCTTCATGTTTTAGATTTAAGTGAAAACTTTCTTAGAGGTTTCGACCAACCAATTGTTGTCCCTCAATGGATCAATCTGAGATTGTTGGACCTTCGTTCTAACATGCTACAAGGGCCGCTACCAATTCCACCCGCTTCCATTTACCAATATTTTGTCTCAAACAACCTACTCAAGGGAGAAATCTCATCAGGGATATGTAACTGTACTTGA
- the LOC107956326 gene encoding receptor-like protein 7 isoform X3, whose product MGQLLQHFLLKCLLFLILSHFLTQCVSSMLRFCLDSERSALLRLKDSFILNQSASDDTLAYPKVSSWKLEGQVGGDCCSWDGVECDNNTGHVIGLDLSSSFLYGSINSNNSLFQLHHLRRLNLSDNNFNRSEIPSAIGNLTRLSRLHLSWSGFTGQIPYEVLQLSNLVILDLSRNPLELRNPSLKILSERLVNLKHLDLHKIFF is encoded by the exons ATGGGGCAGTTATTACAACACTTTCTACTAAAATGCCTACTCTTTTTAATTCTCTCTCATTTTCTTACTCAATGTGTTTCTTCTATGCTGCGATTTTGTCTGGATTCTGAACGCTCTGCTTTGTTGCGGTTGAAGGATAGCTTCATTCTCAATCAGTCAGCTTCTGATGATACTTTAGCTTATCCGAAAGTTAGTTCTTGGAAACTTGAAGGACAGGTCGGTGGGGATTGCTGCTCTTGGGATGGAGTTGAGTGTGATAATAACACTGGCCACGTTATTGGACTTGATCTCAGCAGCAGTTTCCTTTATGGCTCTATCAACTCCAACAACAGCCTTTTCCAGCTCCATCACCTTAGAAGGCTCAACCTTTCGGACAATAACTTCAATCGCTCTGAAATCCCTTCTGCAATTGGTAACCTTACAAGGCTATCACGGTTGCACCTCTCCTGGTCTGGCTTTACAGGTCAAATTCCATATGAAGTTCTACAGCTTTCAAACCTGGTGATACTTGATCTCTCTAGGAATCCATTAGAGCTCCGAAAcccaagcttgaaaattttatCCGAGAGGTTAGTGAACCTCAAGCATCTTGATCTTCACAAG ATTTTCTTCTGA
- the LOC121203763 gene encoding uncharacterized protein: MVEDRDSRHEWRMKQESRLKLGDLMEGSLLQNSSRPPPSPLIFSGFDLYSVSNRVDTGTAPQIAEPGSRPPPLVFVGSDPYTVSDPVDTSTASQIAPSPDIRDWAQSKNLHCDGDRGNWCWAQVLREFNHVNPQTDEEGKVFLDTRHRTLPAGYLEIGEPTAEGAIRETWEEAGAEVEVISPFAQLDIPLIGQTYVIFLAKLKKPQFSPGPESSECYLFELDDILFDSLTFSSIFVTLNLVKKRMRKPIYVYYQLDNFYQNHQRY; encoded by the exons ATGGTGGAGGACCGCGATTCACGGCATGAATGGAGAATGAAGCAAGAGAGTCGGTTAAAATTGGGGGATTTGATGGAGGGGTCACTACtacaaaacag TTCTCGACCACCGCCGTCTCCGTTGATTTTTTCCGGATTTGACCTGTATTCCGTGTCGAATCGTGTTGACACAGGTACTGCACCCCAAATTGCCGAGCCAGG TTCTCGCCCACCTCCTCTGGTTTTTGTCGGATCTGACCCGTATACCGTGTCGGATCCTGTCGACACAAGTACTGCATCCCAAATTGCTCCGAGCCCGGATATACGGGATTGGGCACAGAGCAAGAATCTGCATTGCGATGGCGACCGAGGCAACTG GTGTTGGGCGCAG GTGCTTCGAGAGTTCAATCATGTTAATCCACAAACAGATGAGGAAGGAAAAGTATTTTTAGACACAAGA CATAGGACTCTTCCTGCTGGTTACTTGGAAATTGGGGAGCCTACTGCTGAAGGGGCAATAAGGGAAACATGGGAAGAGGCAGGTGCTGAAGTGGAAGTCATTTCCCCTTTTGCACAACTAGATATTCCCCTTATTGGACAA ACTTATGTAATCTTCTTGGCAAAGCTGAAGAAGCCCCAATTTTCACCAGGACCAGAATCATCCGAGTGCTATCTCTTTGAATTGGACGACATTCTCTTTGATTCTTtgacattttcttccatttttgttactttgaatttg GTTAAGAAGCGAATGAGGAAGCCTATCTATGTCTACTACCAACTGGACAATTTCTACCAGAATCATCAAAG ATATTGA